The Spirosoma sp. SC4-14 DNA window TGTCAAAGATCGGCCAAACACTTCATCAATGGGTCGAAACAGCACAGGAAAGCACCTTACAAACCACTACTCTTGCTGATCGCTCACTTTCTTTAGACGAATTGGCCGATTGGCATTTGCACGACTGGGATCTAACGGCCATACTTGCCTTGCTGGACGAGGCTGTAGATAACGATCTATGGGCAACCAGCCAATTCCTACGTCTGAACCTAAATCATCCTGCGCTTGCGATTCATGAAACCCAATTAGAATCTCTGGCCCAGAATTGGGAAACAGCCCTGGCAGCCCCAGGGCCAGAGTTATCGCTGGTGGTGCAGGAAACTACACAAGCGGAGTTGCTGCTGACAGAAATTTTGCCCTTACGCTCATCGTGGGCCCGCTGGAAGTGGTGGCTCCTTACCGATCCGCGTAAAGCAAAGCTCCTGCAACTCGTCTCGGCAAATCATCTGACATTATCGGAACAAGATCTGCAATTACTACTCCGTAAAGTTCAGAAACGCATCCAACTCGATGCGATCGGTAAACAAGTTGCTCCACTGCTAGCCAATTTACCGTTGACCCAACGGCCCGATGGGTTACGGCTTTTGCGCCGGGCCGTTCACTTAACCGAACGGTTGGTTGATTTAAAACCACTTGCTCAACTTCCGCTATCGGCCTGGTTAACGGCTCAGTCCTTTCGAAATAGCGTTCAAACTCTACTTCAGATCGCCAAAACGGTTAACGAACGCCGTCTGCAAGCTCAGCTTTATTTAACTGATCAGCAACTCCAGCACATCTGGAATGACCATTCGTTTGCTACCCAGCTCCAGCAATCGCTTCGGTATGATTTTGATTTACTGGTAGAAGCCGATCGGCAGTATGAAGGGTTTTCAGCCATCGAGCATACAGTGATTGGGCAACTATCCTCAATTACTCCTGCCAACTGGATCTCAACATTTCACAATTCGCTCTGTTTAGCCTGGATTACTCATATTGAACAAATAAACCCGGTGCTTCGTAGTGTATCGTCGCTCAGGATGGCTCAGTTGGAAGCATCATTGCAGGAAAGCGTTCAACGAAAGCAATTGCTTAGTCAGGATATTTTGCTGGTTAAACTCCGGGAACAAACCTATCGAAATCTGACATTTAACCGGCTGAATAATGTAATTACCTATCGAGACTTGCTCCATCAAACGACAAAGAAACGAGCTATATGGCCAGTCCGCAAGCTTATGGAGTCGTTTGCCGACGAAGTGTTTAAACTGGTTCCCTGCTGGCTGGCTTCTCCCGAATCGGTATCGGCTATGTTTCCACTTCGCAATGAATTATTCGATCTGGTTATATTTGATGAAGCCTCGCAATGTTTTGCCGAGAATGGCATTCCTGCCATGTTCCGGGGGCAGCAAATTGTTGTAACGGGCGACAATCAGCAACTACGCCCGAATGATCTGTACCGGGTTCAGTTGGATGACCCCGATAGTGAGAACGAATTAGCAACAACAACACTTGAAGTTGAATCGCTTCTTGAACTGGCGGCTCAGAATTTACCGCAGGTATCGCTGACAGAACACTATCGGAGCCGATCACTCGATCTGATTACGTTTTCCAATCAGCATTTTTATAAAAACAAACTTCAGCTTCTTCCCTATTTCGACGATGCAAATCGTCGGCAGCCCGCAATCCATTATCGGAATGTTAAAGGTACCTGGCAGCACAATACGAATCTTATCGAAGCCGAAGCTATCGTTGAGCTGATCGACCATCTGGCAACTGAATTGCCAGACCGCTCAGTTGGCGTTGTTACATTTAATTATCCTCAGCAGCAACTTATTCAGGATTTACTCGAAAAGCATGCCGATACGCAAATGTCAACCGATCGGACAAAGCAACACCTGTTTGTAAAAAATATTGAAAACGTTCAGGGCGATGAGCGCGATGTCATTATTTTTTCCATTGGTTATGCTCCCGATGAACGAGGGCGGCTCTCCATGCAATTTGGGAGTTTGAACAGCAGTGGTGGTGCTAACCGCCTGAATGTGGCCGTAACAAGGGCTAAAGAGCGCGTTTATGTTATTACCAGCCTCTGGCCCGATCAACTGACTGTAAGCAATGCTATTAATGATGGCCCACGCTTATTACAGGCGTATCTGGCTTATGCACTCGATGTTGCTCAGGGCAGTTTCCGACCGCATTATCAGGCAAACACTATTTTAACCACCAACTCACTTTTAAAAAATCGCCTGGCACAGCAATATTCCAACTGGCAACCCGAACTACCTTTTGCGGATTTAACGGTTAAAACCGACGATAGTTATCAGTCGCTGGTACTCACTGACGACGATATTTATTACCAGCAATCGATTAAACAGGCTCATGCCTACCTGCCCGTTGCCCTTCACGTCCGGAAGTGGCCGTTCAAACGATTATGGAGCCGGCAGTTCTGGCAAAAAACTGATTCATAAAAAAAGCCTGGATTTTTCCAGGCTTTCTGATTACTCATTCATCATCTGCACGAATTGATCGAACAGATACCTCGAATCGTGCGGTCCGGGCGACGATTCCGGGTGGTACTGCACCGAGAAAGCGGGTTTATCTTTCCGACGAATTCCTTCGATAGTTTTATCGTTGAGGTTAATATGGGTTAGCTCAACATTTGCCTGATCCATAACCTCTTCGGCTTTAACTGCAAATCCGTGATTTTGCGATGTTACTTCGCAATGGCCCGTAATCAGGTTTTTAACGGGATGGTTTAAGCCACGGTGTCCATTATGCATCTTATAGGTTGAGATACCACTGGCCAGCGACAGAATCTGGTGACCGAGGCAAATACCAAACAACGGTTTTTCGACCTCCAGGGCCTGTTTAACGGTTTCAACCGCATAAGGCATGGCGGCTGGATCACCAGGTCCATTAGCGATGAAATAGCCATTTGGCTTCCAGGCTTCCAGTTCGCTATAGGGTGTTTTAGCTGGAAATACTTTGCAGAATACGCCCCGCTCGTTAAAGTTGGTCAGGATGCTACGCTTCACACCTAAATCCAATACGGCAACCCGCAGTTTTGCTTCAGGATCGCCCTGTTCATAGGCTTCTTTGGTACAAACCTCCGACGAAAGCTCAAGGCCTTCCATATCCGGTACTTTGTGCAGTTCGGCCAGCAGAATTGCAGGGTCAAGAATTTCCGACGAAATAATGCAGTTCATTACGCCTTTTGACCGAATGTATCGTACTAACTGACGGGTATCGACTCCATGGATGCCAACAATATTGGCCCGTTCGAAATAATCCTGCAACGACCCATCGGCCGTATAACGCGAATGAATATTAGAGAAGAAGTTACAGACCATAGCCCGGATCTTTATACCATTCGACTCTTGCTCTGCGTTATTGAGCACACCGTAATTACCGATGTGGGATGTGGTGTTAATAATCACCTGTCCATAATAAGATGGGTCGGTATAAATTTCCTGGTAGCCGGTCATACCAGTATTGAAGCAAATTTCACCACCTGCTGTTCCTTTTTTGCCAAGAGCTAGTCCTCGATATACGGTACCGTCCTGCAAAACCAATAGAGCTTCGGGCTGCTGCGTATGTTTCATGGATACGTTTTTAACTTGAGTAGACTAAAAAAAAGGGTTAACCCATAACGGCTAACCCCTATTTTGAATGAGCGAAAATTCGTTCATTAGCTTTCCTTCGTTTCTTCGTCAGCCGAGGCTTCAGGGGTAGCCGGAGTTTCATCGGCCGGAGCTTCCGTAGCAGGGGTTTCAGCTACAGGGGCCGCTTCGACCGCAGCGTCTTCAGCCGCAGGTGTTTCTTCAACAACTTCTGCCGATGGCGCTTCTGTTTCTGCTAC harbors:
- a CDS encoding AAA domain-containing protein; this encodes MNQRSAILRVFRRRLTNLSSRNRSLLLTGLPASQFLDLHEADFLLNRPSFSLIADIIGRKAAVAVCDVLDARQERSNEVSQKLRRIARTAAFITEERGTEDLYVGWPFVRGKFLDDTVVHAPLLFFPVQIEQQGKVWKLVRRGDELAFLNPAFALAYGHFNQISIPNDSLEKRFDDFDRDSLVFRTQLYEWLKTSPFEINFNQDSFTDTLQFFNKLTSKSLSQLEHTGELKIYQEAILGIFPQAGSFLVPDYDELIAQSEEPGGKTEELDKPDSEPQMEPSFSFLSPVALRRTPQFSFHERHLYTPLPLDASQEAALRTVKAGQSLVVQGPPGTGKSQLIANLMADAAANGKRVLLVCQKRAALDVVQERLQQVGMAPFLALIHDFQDDRRALYAQIAHQIEQIDAYKQQNNSLNTVLLERDFEQESRKIDETVRELDDFKKALFDTSSCGVSVKELYLSSNPELPSIGLDETYPHFPVDSVDKFEQQLSAYAAYRQRLGNNHPWNDRKSFSNRSALDMSKIGQTLHQWVETAQESTLQTTTLADRSLSLDELADWHLHDWDLTAILALLDEAVDNDLWATSQFLRLNLNHPALAIHETQLESLAQNWETALAAPGPELSLVVQETTQAELLLTEILPLRSSWARWKWWLLTDPRKAKLLQLVSANHLTLSEQDLQLLLRKVQKRIQLDAIGKQVAPLLANLPLTQRPDGLRLLRRAVHLTERLVDLKPLAQLPLSAWLTAQSFRNSVQTLLQIAKTVNERRLQAQLYLTDQQLQHIWNDHSFATQLQQSLRYDFDLLVEADRQYEGFSAIEHTVIGQLSSITPANWISTFHNSLCLAWITHIEQINPVLRSVSSLRMAQLEASLQESVQRKQLLSQDILLVKLREQTYRNLTFNRLNNVITYRDLLHQTTKKRAIWPVRKLMESFADEVFKLVPCWLASPESVSAMFPLRNELFDLVIFDEASQCFAENGIPAMFRGQQIVVTGDNQQLRPNDLYRVQLDDPDSENELATTTLEVESLLELAAQNLPQVSLTEHYRSRSLDLITFSNQHFYKNKLQLLPYFDDANRRQPAIHYRNVKGTWQHNTNLIEAEAIVELIDHLATELPDRSVGVVTFNYPQQQLIQDLLEKHADTQMSTDRTKQHLFVKNIENVQGDERDVIIFSIGYAPDERGRLSMQFGSLNSSGGANRLNVAVTRAKERVYVITSLWPDQLTVSNAINDGPRLLQAYLAYALDVAQGSFRPHYQANTILTTNSLLKNRLAQQYSNWQPELPFADLTVKTDDSYQSLVLTDDDIYYQQSIKQAHAYLPVALHVRKWPFKRLWSRQFWQKTDS
- the carA gene encoding glutamine-hydrolyzing carbamoyl-phosphate synthase small subunit: MKHTQQPEALLVLQDGTVYRGLALGKKGTAGGEICFNTGMTGYQEIYTDPSYYGQVIINTTSHIGNYGVLNNAEQESNGIKIRAMVCNFFSNIHSRYTADGSLQDYFERANIVGIHGVDTRQLVRYIRSKGVMNCIISSEILDPAILLAELHKVPDMEGLELSSEVCTKEAYEQGDPEAKLRVAVLDLGVKRSILTNFNERGVFCKVFPAKTPYSELEAWKPNGYFIANGPGDPAAMPYAVETVKQALEVEKPLFGICLGHQILSLASGISTYKMHNGHRGLNHPVKNLITGHCEVTSQNHGFAVKAEEVMDQANVELTHINLNDKTIEGIRRKDKPAFSVQYHPESSPGPHDSRYLFDQFVQMMNE